ACGGCTCGACGTCGTAGCGCAGGGACTCCATCCAGCCCTCTTCGGCGAACTTGGAGGCGGCGTAGGCGGAGGTGAACTCCATACCGACCAGCCCGGCGGTCGAGGTGATGGTGATGACGTGGCCGGCGCGCTGCTTGCGCATGATCGGCAGGACGGCGCGGGTGACGTTCATCGGGCCGAAGAGGTTGGTCTCGAACTGTCGGCGCATCTGCACGGGCGAGATCTCCTCGAAGTAGCCGGTGAAGAGATTCCCGGCGTTGTTGATCAGGACGTCGATGCGGCCGAAGCGGTCGACGGCGGCCTGCGCGGCGGCCTCGGCGTCCTCCAGGCTGGTGACATCGAGCCTGGTGACCAGCAGATTGTCCTGCGGCCCGCCCAGGGTCTCCTCGACCTCTTCGGGACGGCGGCCGGTGGCGACGACCTGGTAGCCGGCGGCGAGGGCCTCGCGGGCGATGTCCGTGCCCAGACCGCGTCCGGCACCGGTGACGAGAATGACCTTGCTCATGAGGGGTTTCCTTCCAGGCGCCGTGATCCGGCACCCGCTGTGTGCGGGGGGAAGCATGCAGCACCGACGGCGCCGCAGAGGGGGCTGGGACCGGCGGCACAAGCGCCGCCCTGTCCGGGCCACTCACACCGCGGGGCGGTGCACCACCAACAAAAGCGGCTGTCACGCGAGGGTGGGAGTCCCTGATGAGGGGGTCACTGACAGGGACCCCCAACCCGGCGAAAGCGCTCGTAGAGTGAAGCGCATGGCAGGCAGAAACGACCCCAACGGCAGAAACCGCGACATCCGTGACGATTTCCGTACGGAGATCCGGGAATTCCTGGGCACGCGACGGGCCAGGGTCACCCCCGAGCAGGCCGGACTGCCCCTCTACGGCGGAGAGCGCCGACGGGTCACCGGGCTGCGCCGCGAGGAGGTCGCCCTGCTCGCGGGCATCTCCAGCGAGTACTACACCCGGCTGGAACGCGGCAACGCCACCGGAGTCTCCGAGAGCGTCATCGACGGCATCGCTCAAGCGCTCCAGCTCGACGAGGCCGAACGAATCCACCTGCTCGACCTCCTGCGCGGCGCCGGCACAACCCGCCCGCCACGCCGCCGCCCGGCCCAGCAGCGCGTGCGCCCCGCGGTGCAGCGCGTCCTCGACTCGATGAGAGGTACACCCGCGTTCATCCTCAGCGGACGCGGGGACATCCTGGCCGCCAACCACCTCGGGCGCGCACTGTTTGCCCCCGTCTACGCCGACCCGGTACGGCCGCCGAACAACGCCCGGTTCGTCTTCCTCAGCCCGCACGCGATCGAGTTCTTCCGTCACTGGGACGAAGTCGCCAACGACACGGTCGCCATGCTGCGCGCCGAGGCCGGCCGCGATCTCTACGACCGGCGACTGACGGACCTGATCGGGGAGCTGTCCACCCGCAGCGAGGCATTCCGGCACCGCTGGGCGGCCCACAACGTCCGGATGCACACCACCGGCGTGAAACTCCTCCACCACCCGGTCGTCGGCGACCTCGACCTGCCCTTCGAAACCTTCCCGCTCCCCGACGGCCCCAGCCAGTTCCTCCTCACCTACACCGCCGAGCCCCACTCACCCTCGCAGGACGCCCTGAACCTGCTGGCCAGCTGGGCCGCGACCAACGACGACATCGAGCGGTCCGCGCCGGCCGACGACTCCCAGCCCGCCGACTCGGGCGAGACACCCGACTGACCGACGAGCCACACGAGTCGATCTGCGGCAACTTTTGCGAAGTAGCGGCAGCATCCGCCACCGATACGTCGAGGCCAGGAACGGCGCAGCCGTCTATGCGAGACCGCTGGGGTGACGTTGCACTCCAGCTTGCGGCACTGCGGAGAAACGGACAACTGCCAACCCCCGCCATAACTTTGGCTCACCCGCCCACCCCGGCAGCAGCGCAGGGTCGGGCACAGGGGCGGCGAGCATCGGTTCCGGCAGTGCCCACGTCACAGCCAAGGCCTTCCACCCAGCCCGCCCGTCGGCGAACCGAGTGCGCGTACGCACCCGACCACCGGCCCGACCACGGCAGGTCAGCCCACTACAACACCGCGCCGGGGGCTGTGTGCCGAGCTCCTGGCGCACGTCCAGGCAGCGCAGCCGGACACCGGGCTGCCCGGATCCCGTGTCGTACGGTCTGCTGTCGCGGCCGCCCACCGTCCGCAACGGATCTCACCGAAACCGGCGGTGCCGCCGGTACGGCCGAAGATCTGAATCAATACCGGGAATCAGGCCGCGACGAGCTCCTGCTCGCGGTCCGGCGTCTTGACCTTGGGCTTCTTGTTCGGCAGCGAGAGCCGGAAGACCTTGTGCCACGCGGAGAACACCTGCTTGGGCAGCGGCCCGGTGACGTACTCCAGCTCGTACTTCTCGAACAGCGCGCGTACCTTCACCGCGACCTCGGCGTACCGGTTGCTCGGCAGGTCCGGGAACAGGTGGTGCTCGATCTGGTGCGACAGGTTGCCGGTCATGAAGTGCATGGCCTTGCTGCCGCTGATGTTCGCCGAGCCCATCATCTGGCGCAGGTACCACTGGCCGCGCGTCTCGCCCTTGATCGACCGGCGCTCGAAGACCTGCACGCCCTCGGGGAAGTGCCCGCACATGATCACCGAGTGGGTCCAGATGTTGCGGACCAGGTTCGCGGTGAACGTGGCGGCGAGCGTGGTGAGGAACGACGGGCCCGACAGCAGCGGGTGGATCACGTAGTCCTTGAGGACCTGCTTGCGGATCTTGCGGCCCACGGCCTTGGCCCGCGCGCGGAACTCCGGGTTCTTGCGGCGGCGCTTGTGCAGGTTCTTGCCGAGCTCCAGGTCGTACGCTGCGATGCCGTACTCGAAGAAGCATGCGTTGATGAAGTTCCACAGCGGCTGGCCGAGGTGGAACGGGTGCCACCTCTGGTCCTCGTCGACGCGCATGATGCCGTAGCCGAGGTCGTTGTCCTTGCCGATCACGTTGGTGTACGTGTGGTGCAGCTCGTTGTGCGAGTGCTTCCACTGCTCGGACGGCGAGACGTGATCCCACTCCCAGGTGGTGGAGTGGATCTTCGGGTCCCGCATCCAGTCCCACTGGCCGTGCAGGATGTTGTGGCCGATCTCCATGTTGTCCATGATCTTCGCCACGGACAGACCGGCGGTGCCGATCAGCCACGCGGGCGGGAAGAACGAGAACAGCAGCACGCCCCTGCTGACCAGCTCGAGCTTGCGCTGCGCCGAGATGACCTTACGGATGTAGGCGGCGTCCTTCTCGCCGCGGTCGGCGATCACCTCGTCGCGGATCGCGTCCAGCTCGCGGCCGAGCTCCTCGATCTGCTCCGCGGTCAGGTGGGCGGTGGGGTCGATGGCGGTCAAGGTGTTCCTACCGTTCGATGTCGCAGGGGCCCGCGGCGGCGGACACGCAGGTCTGGATGAGGACGCCCGGCTCGGCCTCGGTGATCTCGCCGGTGCGCAGGTCGCGGACGGCGCCGGCCTTGAGCGGCGTGATGCAGC
The sequence above is a segment of the Streptomyces asoensis genome. Coding sequences within it:
- a CDS encoding SDR family oxidoreductase, producing the protein MSKVILVTGAGRGLGTDIAREALAAGYQVVATGRRPEEVEETLGGPQDNLLVTRLDVTSLEDAEAAAQAAVDRFGRIDVLINNAGNLFTGYFEEISPVQMRRQFETNLFGPMNVTRAVLPIMRKQRAGHVITITSTAGLVGMEFTSAYAASKFAEEGWMESLRYDVEPYNIHTTIVEPGYFRTELLVDGSTNWPELSIDDYAPRTAPRIEGMKSMNGKQPGDPAKLARALLTIAGQDKPLQRFVAGADAIEAAETKAKELLAQADASRELGDSLAYDDAHA
- a CDS encoding helix-turn-helix domain-containing protein produces the protein MAGRNDPNGRNRDIRDDFRTEIREFLGTRRARVTPEQAGLPLYGGERRRVTGLRREEVALLAGISSEYYTRLERGNATGVSESVIDGIAQALQLDEAERIHLLDLLRGAGTTRPPRRRPAQQRVRPAVQRVLDSMRGTPAFILSGRGDILAANHLGRALFAPVYADPVRPPNNARFVFLSPHAIEFFRHWDEVANDTVAMLRAEAGRDLYDRRLTDLIGELSTRSEAFRHRWAAHNVRMHTTGVKLLHHPVVGDLDLPFETFPLPDGPSQFLLTYTAEPHSPSQDALNLLASWAATNDDIERSAPADDSQPADSGETPD
- a CDS encoding fatty acid desaturase family protein; protein product: MTAIDPTAHLTAEQIEELGRELDAIRDEVIADRGEKDAAYIRKVISAQRKLELVSRGVLLFSFFPPAWLIGTAGLSVAKIMDNMEIGHNILHGQWDWMRDPKIHSTTWEWDHVSPSEQWKHSHNELHHTYTNVIGKDNDLGYGIMRVDEDQRWHPFHLGQPLWNFINACFFEYGIAAYDLELGKNLHKRRRKNPEFRARAKAVGRKIRKQVLKDYVIHPLLSGPSFLTTLAATFTANLVRNIWTHSVIMCGHFPEGVQVFERRSIKGETRGQWYLRQMMGSANISGSKAMHFMTGNLSHQIEHHLFPDLPSNRYAEVAVKVRALFEKYELEYVTGPLPKQVFSAWHKVFRLSLPNKKPKVKTPDREQELVAA